From a region of the Lujinxingia vulgaris genome:
- a CDS encoding four helix bundle protein, translated as MKWFREDRQRPHHRLDAWRYGRDFALVIYQVTRHFPKEERYTLTAQLRRAAVSIPSNIAEGAARRTSKDFLRFLYNARGSLEEVDTQLEIASELDLLSARDIELLQKTFDPLSRTLTGLIRAIQRKTDAH; from the coding sequence ATGAAATGGTTTCGCGAGGATCGGCAGCGACCACACCACCGTCTGGATGCCTGGCGCTATGGGCGAGATTTTGCGCTGGTAATTTACCAGGTGACGCGCCACTTCCCGAAGGAGGAGCGCTACACGCTGACGGCACAGCTAAGACGCGCGGCCGTCTCAATCCCCAGCAACATTGCCGAGGGCGCGGCACGACGAACGAGCAAGGATTTCTTGCGCTTCCTCTACAACGCCCGCGGCTCCCTGGAAGAGGTGGATACCCAACTCGAAATCGCCAGCGAACTCGACCTCCTCTCGGCCCGCGACATCGAACTGCTCCAAAAGACCTTCGACCCGCTAAGCCGCACCCTCACCGGCCTCATCCGCGCCATCCAACGCAAAACCGACGCCCACTGA